In Sphaeramia orbicularis chromosome 1, fSphaOr1.1, whole genome shotgun sequence, a genomic segment contains:
- the adra2c gene encoding alpha-2C adrenergic receptor has protein sequence MDFLNSSIFEGGMEAENISSNSTSQSQYTQLAIWGLAGLVSFLILFTIVGNVLVVIAVLTSRALKPPQNLFLVSLASADILVATLVMPFSLANELMGYWFFGKIWCDIYLALDVLFCTSSIVHLCAISLDRYWSVTQAVEYNLKRTPKRVKGMIVVVWLISAVISFPPLISMDRSSSEASECRLNDETWYILYSSIGSFFAPCVIMILVYIRIYQVAKTRTRTMSEKKRDVDSPLENGMEQAEPGKGGSVKSTRGGNTKDQERENGHCQDQPVGSPLPNEPKHPHTDHDDDYDDSSSSDEKPKKNSTSSKHHLDDRKDRKSSRKSSCASKYSSRKSRASSKSMELFSSRRKRRSTVNRKKASAAREKRFTFVLAVVMGVFVVCWFPFFFSYSLYGICRKPCEIHETLFKFFFWIGYCNSSLNPVIYTIFNQDFRRAFQKILCKSWKRPF, from the coding sequence ATGGATTTTTTAAACAGCTCCATCTTCGAGGGAgggatggaggcagaaaacaTCTCCTCTAATTCCACCTCTCAGAGCCAGTACACCCAGCTCGCTATCTGGGGTCTGGCAGGACTTGTCAGCTTTCTGATTTTGTTTACAATAGTGGGGAACGTCTTGGTTGTTATTGCAGTTTTAACAAGCAGAGCTCTGAAACCACCCCAGAACCTTTTTCTTGTGTCCCTGGCCAGTGCAGACATATTGGTGGCCACGCTGGTCATGCCCTTTTCTCTGGCAAATGAACTTATGGGCTATTGGTTTTTTGGGAAAATCTGGTGTGATATCTACTTGGCTCTGGACGTTTTATTCTGCACCTCCTCCATCGTTCATCTGTGTGCTATTAGTTTGGACAGGTACTGGTCAGTGACACAGGCTGTAGAATATAACTTGAAGAGAACGCCTAAAAGAGTTAAAGGTATGATCGTGGTGGTCTGGCTTATCTCAGCTGTCATCTCCTTCCCACCGCTCATATCAATGGACCGGAGCAGTAGTGAGGCCAGTGAGTGTAGACTGAACGATGAGACCTGGTACATCCTCTACTCCAGCATCGGCTCATTCTTCGCTCCCTGTGTCATCATGATCCTGGTCTATATCCGGATCTACCAAGTAgcaaagaccaggaccagaacaatGTCAGAGAAGAAGAGGGATGTGGACTCGCCGCTGGAGAACGGGATGGAGCAAGCAGAACCAGGCAAAGGTGGGTCCGTAAAGTCCACCAGGGGCGGAAACACGAAAGACCAGGAGCGTGAGAACGGACACTGCCAGGATCAACCTGTGGGATCGCCGTTACCCAACGAGCCCAAACATCCCCACACGGATCACGACGATGACTACGACGATAGCAGTTCATCGGACGAGAAACCCAAGAAAAATTCCACTTCCTCCAAACACCATCTCGATGACAGAAAAGACAGGAAGTCCAGCCGAAAAAGCAGCTGCGCCTCGAAATACTCCAGCAGGAAGTCGCGTGCCAGTTCCAAGTCCATGGAGTTGTTTTCGTCTCGTCGCAAACGGCGGAGCACTGTCAACCGCAAGAAAGCGTCTGCGGCCCGGGAAAAACGCTTCACCTTCGTCCTGGCTGTCGTCATGGGCGTGTTCGTGGTGTGCTGGTTCCCTTTCTTCTTCTCCTACAGCCTCTACGGAATCTGCCGGAAGCCATGCGAGATCCACGAGACTCTCTTCAAGTTCTTTTTCTGGATTGGCTACTGTAACAGCTCCTTAAACCCAGTCATTTACACCATTTTCAACCAGGACTTCCGCAGAGCCTTCCAGAAGATCCTCTGTAAGTCCTGGAAACGACCTTTCTGA